GAGCTGCTCACGTTAGCGGCGAAAATCCCCGTGCGCGCGAGGGTGGAGATCTTTCCGCTTGACGAAGCTAACCGTGCACTATTATTGCTGAAACAGGGAGCCATAGAAGGGACGGCCGTTTTGGTTCCCTCTTCAAATAGTTGAAAAGGGGGGACCGAAAACGCTATAAACATCGGCTCGGCGCAAATTAGCGCATTAGTTGAACCGGAGGGTTGCTATGACGAAGAAAAAGCTGGATATGTTTCGCGGGATCATCACCGGTCGGATGAACGAGCTGGTCAAACAGGCGCGCGCGTCGCTGGGGGATCTGACGGAGGCGCAGGAGAACTACGCCGATATGACCGACCAAGCTTCCGCGGAAATCGACCGTAACTTTTTACTTCGGATTAAAGACCGCGAACGCAAGTTGATCCTCAAAATGAAAGAAGCTCTCGAGCGGATTGATGACGGCAGCTTCGGCGTTTGTGAAATCTGCGGGGAAGGCATCGATGAAGAGCGGCTTAAGGCCCGCCCGGTGACCACCCAGTGTATCGAGTGCAAGACGGAGATGGAGGAGCAAGAGCGTCGGATGGAGGCATGAAGCCCCGCACGGCGGTTATTCCTGCGGCCGGTCTCGGCACTCGGTTTCTCCCGGCCACCAAAGTTGTTCCCAAAGAGCTTTTGCCGATCGTCGATCGGCCCGCGTTGGAGTACGTCGTCGATGAACTCGCACAGTCCGGGATCGACGAAATCATTCTGGTCATCGGTTCCGAAAAAGAATCGATCTTTGAACATTTCTCCATGGGGGGCCCGGTGGAGCAACTTCTCGAAGCGAGAGGGAAGCTCGACCTTTTGAAACGTCATCGCGAACTCCTCAAGAAGGTAAAATTCCGCAAAGCCTATCAACCGGAGCCGAAGGGACTCGGCCATGCGGTCTGGTGTGCGAAGGAAGAGGTGGGACACAGGCCTTTCGTGGTCGTGTTGCCCGATGATCTGATTCGATCCAACGTGCCGTGTGTCCGCCAGCTGATCGACGTGACGGCCAAAGAGGGTTGTTCGGCGGTCGCCGTGGAGAGGGTGGCGGACGACGCCGTCAAATCCTACGGGATCGTCGCGGGGCCGGATATGGACTCCGGGAAACCTTTTCGCGTGGAAACGATCGTCGAAAAACCGTCCCCGAAAGAGACTCCGAGCCGGTGGGCGATCGTGGGACGCTACGTCTTGGACCCGGTAATTTTTTCGGCGCTGGAGAAGATTGATCCCGGCGCCATCGGCGAAATTCAGTTGACCGACGGGTTGGCGGAATTGGCTCGAAGCAAGGGCCTTGTGGCGGTTCCGTTTGAAGGGAGGCGTTTGGACGTCGGCCAACCGCCCGGATATCTCGAGGCCAATATGATCTACGCCACGGATCGAAAAGATTTGGCGCCGATCGTCCGGCGTCTCGCGCGGGAAATTGTGGGCGAAAAATGAAACGGGCTCGATGGGTGATTCCGCTTATTGTGCTCCCGACGCTGGCAGCGGCGTTTGTTCCGCCCCCTTCGTTTGTCATCAACAAATGGGTGGGGAGAACCAAATCCGTAAGGACGATTCACGTCCGGCAAAAAACCACGCTGTATGAAAACGGTCAGCCGGCCGGATCGCTGGACGAAGAACTCTGGATGAAACGCCCCGGTCTCTATCGAAAGACCATGTCGTACGCCCAAGGAAATGTGGACTGGATCGTCGGTCCTCAAAAAGCGGGGCGACTGTTTCAGGGGAAATTCGACGTAGTCCCGCCGATGGAAGTGATGGGTGCCGCCGGTCTTTTCTACGTGTACGGGGACTCCAAGCGACTGACGGCCGGTTTTCGACAGGCCGGTGTGACGAGTGACGTGGCTCGATGGGTCCTGCGCGACCGCGAAGTCGGTTTCGAAATCGGGGACGCCGCCGGATCGCGCGTGATATTCGCCAAGAACGAAAACCGGCCGATGGCCGCGGAGTTGGGCGGAAAGAGCCACCGATTCTCGATTTCCAATCCTCCCCGATTCCGAATTCCATACCCCGAGATCATCGAAGTGTCGGTTCAGGGAAAGCTGACGGAGCGGACGGAGATCACCAGCGTGGATGTGGACGGGCCCATCGCGGACTCGCTCTTCGAGGTTCGCTCCGCTTCTCCCAAGCGATAGGACGTTGGATTCCATTCTTGGTTCGTTCCGGATAAAGAGGGTGCGTGGCGCGGTTTGTGGAAGTGGCCTTTCCACTCCCTCTCGATTCGACGTTTACGTACGACGTACCCGATGAGGCGGGATCCGTAACCGTAGGACAGCGGGTCCTGGTCCCGTTCCGACATCGGTCGATGACCGGTTATGTCGTCGCTCTCCCCCCGTCCGCGGGGGAAGTGAAGACCAAATCGATTGAAGCCATTTTGGATGATATTCCGATTCTGACGCCGTCGCTCATGGCCCTGGCGCGAAAGATGGCGAAGCACTACGGCGTTTCTCTGGGGGAGACCATCCAGACGATGTTGCCGCCGGGGCTCATCCGGCAAACGCGGCGGCGTCTTGCGGCCACCGACCAAGAAGGGGAACCCACCGATCTGGAGGCCCGCCGTTGGCTCGCGAGGATTCGAAAGAGCAGGGGGCTTGATTGGGTCGCTACCATCCGGCGGAATCCCGCGGCAACCCGTACGCTTCGAAAGCTGGAGCGGGACGGATGGATTCGGATCGAAAGTTTCCTTCGCCCGGAGCGTGCGCGCGTAAAAAAGCGGACTTCCGAGGCGGCGTACGACGCCACGTTCGTGAACGCACCTCCCGTCGTGCTATCGCGACCGCAGACGGCGGCGGCCGAGCGGATCTACTCGGCTCTGGAAAAGGGACAACACGAGAAATTTCTTCTCCACGGAATTACGGGGAGCGGAAAGACGGAGATCTACCTTCAAGCCGCTCAAAAGGCGCTGGGTCAGGGGAAAACGGTTCTCGCGTTGGTTCCCGAGATATCTCTTACGCCTCAATTTGTCGGGCGTTTCCGGGCGCGTTTCGGCGAGAGGATCGCCGTTCTGCACAGCGGACGGTCGGAAAGCGAGCGTTTAGCGGAATGGAAGCGGATCCGGCGAGGGGAAGCCACGGTGGTCGTCGGTGCCCGGAGCGCCGTGTTCGCTCCGCTCG
This Bdellovibrionota bacterium DNA region includes the following protein-coding sequences:
- a CDS encoding UTP--glucose-1-phosphate uridylyltransferase, producing MKPRTAVIPAAGLGTRFLPATKVVPKELLPIVDRPALEYVVDELAQSGIDEIILVIGSEKESIFEHFSMGGPVEQLLEARGKLDLLKRHRELLKKVKFRKAYQPEPKGLGHAVWCAKEEVGHRPFVVVLPDDLIRSNVPCVRQLIDVTAKEGCSAVAVERVADDAVKSYGIVAGPDMDSGKPFRVETIVEKPSPKETPSRWAIVGRYVLDPVIFSALEKIDPGAIGEIQLTDGLAELARSKGLVAVPFEGRRLDVGQPPGYLEANMIYATDRKDLAPIVRRLAREIVGEK
- the dksA gene encoding RNA polymerase-binding protein DksA, whose protein sequence is MTKKKLDMFRGIITGRMNELVKQARASLGDLTEAQENYADMTDQASAEIDRNFLLRIKDRERKLILKMKEALERIDDGSFGVCEICGEGIDEERLKARPVTTQCIECKTEMEEQERRMEA